One genomic region from SAR202 cluster bacterium encodes:
- a CDS encoding acyl-CoA dehydrogenase: MDFKFSTEEETFQNDVNSFLKQELPSDWTGETAYASSDDGWNFNLKMKKKLAEKGWLTLGWPKEYGGMDASIMSQVLFNEQMAYNRAPGIDIWGIKMLAPTLMVHGTEEQKQRFLPPVANGEVQWCQGYSEPGSGSDLASLQTRAEVDGDEYVVNGTKIWTSNGHRADWIILLARTDTDAPKHRGITMLLVDMKTPGISVNPIVNMAGMHEFNQVFFDNVRVPKRNLVGEENRGWYVGATLLDFERSGVQYSAEARRTIDDLVGFVKDNPSSNFDLSGREHLRNRLADMAIETEVSRMISYNIGFMQSQGFVPNKEASICKSFSTEMEQRVAETGMHILGLYGQLTSDSKWAPLRGRIERTFLRHHSATLASGTSEIQRNIIATRGLGLPRA; this comes from the coding sequence ATGGATTTTAAATTTAGTACAGAAGAAGAAACTTTTCAAAACGATGTTAATAGTTTCTTGAAACAAGAACTTCCAAGTGATTGGACAGGAGAAACTGCTTACGCATCGAGCGATGATGGCTGGAATTTTAATCTTAAGATGAAAAAGAAGCTAGCTGAAAAAGGTTGGCTAACTTTGGGATGGCCTAAAGAATATGGAGGAATGGATGCTTCCATTATGAGCCAAGTTCTTTTTAACGAACAAATGGCATATAACCGCGCTCCAGGGATAGATATCTGGGGAATTAAAATGTTGGCTCCGACATTGATGGTTCATGGTACTGAGGAGCAGAAACAAAGATTTTTACCACCTGTTGCTAATGGCGAGGTTCAATGGTGTCAGGGATATAGTGAACCAGGCTCAGGATCTGATTTGGCTTCACTACAAACGCGGGCTGAGGTAGATGGTGACGAATATGTTGTTAACGGTACAAAAATATGGACGTCTAATGGCCACAGAGCAGATTGGATAATATTGCTGGCACGAACAGATACTGATGCCCCAAAACACCGTGGTATAACAATGTTACTTGTTGATATGAAGACACCAGGTATAAGTGTGAACCCAATAGTAAATATGGCAGGCATGCATGAATTTAATCAAGTTTTCTTTGACAATGTTCGTGTACCAAAAAGAAATTTAGTTGGAGAGGAAAATAGAGGTTGGTATGTAGGTGCAACTTTATTAGATTTCGAAAGGTCTGGAGTTCAGTATTCTGCTGAAGCAAGAAGAACAATTGATGATCTAGTTGGATTTGTAAAAGACAATCCTTCTTCTAATTTTGATTTATCAGGTCGTGAACATTTAAGAAATCGTTTAGCTGATATGGCAATTGAAACTGAAGTTAGCCGAATGATTTCTTATAATATTGGATTTATGCAAAGTCAGGGGTTTGTGCCGAATAAAGAGGCATCAATTTGTAAATCTTTTAGTACAGAAATGGAACAAAGAGTTGCTGAAACAGGAATGCACATACTTGGTTTGTATGGACAGCTTACTAGTGATTCAAAATGGGCCCCTTTACGAGGTAGAATCGAAAGAACTTTTCTTCGACATCACTCTGCTACTTTAGCTTCGGGAACATCAGAAATACAGAGAAATATAATAGCAACACGTGGCTTAGGTCTTCCACGTGCTTAA